From the genome of Perca flavescens isolate YP-PL-M2 chromosome 12, PFLA_1.0, whole genome shotgun sequence, one region includes:
- the nedd8l gene encoding NEDD8 isoform X1 has translation MKRDVTVAYFYSSRPTTLTGKEIEIDIEPTDKVERIKERVEEKEGIPPQQQRLIYSGKQMNDEKTAADYKIQGGSVLHLVLALRGGSTLHRPCIHLSSLS, from the exons ATGAAGAGGGACGTAACTGTAGCCTACTTTTATtcaagtaggcctact ACTCTCACTGGAAAAGAAATAGAGATCGACATTGAGCCCACAGACAAG GTGGAGCGAATAAAGGAGAGGGTGGAAGAGAAGGAAGGGATCCCCCCGCAGCAACAGAGACTCATCTACAGTGGAAAACAGAT GAATGATGAGAAGACGGCTGCCGACTACAAGATCCAGGGAGGCTCGGTGCTCCATCTTGTGTTGGCGCTAAGAGGTGGCTCAACGCTCCACAGGCCCTGCATACACCTCTCCTCCTTGTCATGA
- the nedd8l gene encoding NEDD8 isoform X2, with protein MLIKVKTLTGKEIEIDIEPTDKVERIKERVEEKEGIPPQQQRLIYSGKQMNDEKTAADYKIQGGSVLHLVLALRGGSTLHRPCIHLSSLS; from the exons ATGCTGATCAAAGTTAAG ACTCTCACTGGAAAAGAAATAGAGATCGACATTGAGCCCACAGACAAG GTGGAGCGAATAAAGGAGAGGGTGGAAGAGAAGGAAGGGATCCCCCCGCAGCAACAGAGACTCATCTACAGTGGAAAACAGAT GAATGATGAGAAGACGGCTGCCGACTACAAGATCCAGGGAGGCTCGGTGCTCCATCTTGTGTTGGCGCTAAGAGGTGGCTCAACGCTCCACAGGCCCTGCATACACCTCTCCTCCTTGTCATGA